A genomic region of Halobaculum lipolyticum contains the following coding sequences:
- a CDS encoding ABC transporter ATP-binding protein produces MSLLSTDGLVKDFGGLRAIDDLSMSVDAGEIVGVMGPNGAGKSTFFNCISGVITPDDGTVTFDGSDVTGEAPETLARRGLVRTFQHTRELETMTVRDNVRLAAPDQPGERTIPALVRGDAMRSHEADVRERAEELIELFELDHLADDYSGTLSGGQRKLLELARTLMLDPEMLLLDEPFAGVNPTLTREIADHIRDLNADGMTVVIIEHELETLTELVDRLVVLQQGSLLVEGDPETVLSDERVIEAYLGGEVE; encoded by the coding sequence GTGAGCCTCCTCTCGACGGACGGACTCGTGAAGGACTTCGGCGGCCTCCGGGCGATCGACGACCTGTCGATGTCGGTCGACGCGGGGGAGATCGTCGGGGTGATGGGTCCCAACGGCGCCGGCAAGTCGACGTTCTTCAACTGCATCAGCGGCGTCATCACGCCGGACGACGGGACCGTCACGTTCGACGGGAGCGACGTGACCGGCGAGGCGCCGGAGACGCTCGCCCGGCGCGGGCTGGTGCGGACGTTCCAGCACACCCGCGAACTGGAGACGATGACCGTCCGCGACAACGTCAGGCTCGCGGCGCCCGATCAGCCGGGGGAGCGGACGATCCCCGCGCTGGTCCGCGGCGACGCGATGCGGTCCCACGAGGCGGACGTCCGCGAACGGGCCGAGGAACTGATCGAGCTGTTCGAACTCGACCACCTCGCCGACGACTACAGCGGGACGCTCTCGGGCGGCCAGCGCAAGCTGCTCGAACTCGCGCGGACGCTCATGCTGGACCCGGAGATGCTGTTGCTGGACGAACCGTTCGCGGGCGTCAACCCGACGCTGACCCGCGAGATCGCAGACCACATCCGCGACCTCAACGCGGACGGAATGACCGTCGTGATCATCGAACACGAACTCGAGACGCTCACCGAACTGGTCGATCGACTCGTCGTGCTCCAGCAGGGGAGCCTCCTCGTCGAGGGCGACCCGGAGACGGTGTTGTCCGACGAGCGGGTCATCGAGGCGTACCTCGGAGGCGAGGTCGAATGA
- a CDS encoding ABC transporter ATP-binding protein, with product MSLLEIADLDAGYGDLQVLSGVDLAVDDGEYVTIVGPNGAGKSTVMKTVVGIASHLRGSISYRGTDIAGTSPEEIVREGIGYVPQTDNVFPTLTVAENLRLGAYVLDGLPADRKRDVYDRFPALAERPDEDAGSLSGGQQQMLAMGCALMLDPDLLLLDEPSAGLSPDLVDEMFDRVDEINDAGTTVLMVEQNAKEALRRCDRGYVLANGENRYEDDGDALLADEEVRKQFLGG from the coding sequence ATGAGCCTCCTCGAGATCGCCGACCTCGACGCGGGGTACGGCGACTTACAGGTGCTCTCCGGGGTCGACCTCGCGGTCGACGACGGCGAGTACGTGACGATCGTCGGGCCGAACGGCGCGGGCAAGTCCACGGTGATGAAGACCGTCGTGGGGATCGCCTCGCACCTGCGCGGCTCGATCAGCTACCGCGGGACGGACATCGCCGGCACCTCTCCCGAGGAGATCGTGCGCGAGGGGATCGGCTACGTGCCGCAGACGGACAACGTGTTCCCGACGCTGACGGTCGCCGAGAACCTCCGCCTGGGCGCGTACGTGCTCGACGGCCTGCCGGCCGACCGCAAGCGGGACGTGTACGACCGGTTCCCGGCGCTCGCGGAGCGCCCGGACGAGGACGCCGGGTCGCTCTCGGGCGGCCAACAGCAGATGCTCGCGATGGGCTGTGCGCTGATGCTCGACCCGGACCTGCTGTTGTTGGACGAGCCGTCGGCGGGGCTCTCGCCGGACCTGGTCGACGAGATGTTCGACCGCGTCGACGAGATCAACGACGCCGGGACGACGGTCCTCATGGTCGAACAGAACGCGAAGGAGGCGCTGCGGCGCTGTGACCGCGGCTACGTCCTCGCCAACGGCGAGAACCGGTACGAGGACGACGGCGACGCCCTGCTGGCCGACGAAGAAGTCCGCAAACAGTTCCTCGGCGGCTGA
- a CDS encoding efflux RND transporter permease subunit, which yields MTAVDRAVETVARVTVDRPGAVVVVFLLLTAGFAVGLGGVSTDAGTSQFTQDLPAQRAFEAVDEEFSPTFEPNSGSTQLIQSGPNVLAKPALVRMLTAQKRLADEPGLRVVSTSSAASVVATTLDPEAETLEAQVRAVEGATPRQIDEAVRTAAASDSFVDQLGDDFDRQGASAGATVAVVVHEPIGGSDAAAGAGTDSPLTSLQTRARAVVATVGGDITVFGAGLVSAEFSNVVFDSLILVLPASIALIFVFLVVAYRDPIDLVLGLVALAVTLVWTFGFLGLAGIAFSQLLIAIPPLLLAVGIDFGIHSINRYREERVEGRDIEESMGVASRQLLVAFFIVTGTTALGFLANATSDLGPIREFGVVAAVGIAFTFLIFGVFLPALKVLTDRARERRNVPTFGDRPLGAEGSLLGRVSAGGLVAARRAPRAVVVVALLLAVGSGYYGLGVDTSFSQEDFLPPEETPAVLEDLPEPFRPSEYTVTGTINFLEENFEQSQGDSVTIYIEGNLEQGYALASLARAAENPPEGVVAANRTAETRSVVDVVESRAAASPSFRRLVERNDANDDGVPDDNLDRIYAALLDSPAREETLRFLTEDRRATRVVYRLEADTSQAAVTDAGRTLADRYRFDATATGETIVFQAVSDVILASAVTSLAVALGATAAFLVGIYAFLEGRPSLGVVNLVPIVVAICLLVGSMRALGLPVNALTATILSITIGLGTDYSAHLVHRFADEYGPGDSVDGALDGAVRGTGSALAGSMLTTTTGIGVLVFAITPVLGQFGVLTALSIFYSYLTAVFLTPSVLVLWGRLVDADPADLAGGEADGVLPGR from the coding sequence ATGACGGCGGTCGATCGGGCGGTCGAGACCGTCGCGCGCGTCACCGTCGACCGCCCGGGCGCCGTGGTGGTCGTGTTCCTCCTCCTCACCGCGGGGTTCGCGGTCGGGTTGGGCGGCGTCTCCACGGACGCCGGGACCAGCCAGTTCACCCAGGACCTCCCCGCCCAGCGGGCGTTCGAGGCAGTCGACGAGGAGTTCTCGCCCACGTTCGAGCCGAACTCCGGGAGCACCCAACTGATCCAGTCCGGCCCGAACGTGCTCGCGAAGCCCGCGCTCGTGCGGATGTTGACGGCACAGAAGCGCCTCGCGGACGAGCCGGGGCTGCGCGTCGTCTCCACGTCGAGCGCGGCGTCGGTCGTCGCGACCACGCTCGACCCCGAGGCGGAGACGCTCGAGGCACAGGTCCGCGCCGTCGAGGGCGCGACGCCCCGGCAGATCGACGAAGCGGTCCGCACCGCGGCCGCCAGCGACTCCTTCGTCGATCAGCTCGGCGACGACTTCGACCGGCAGGGGGCCAGCGCCGGCGCCACCGTCGCCGTCGTCGTCCACGAGCCGATCGGCGGGAGCGACGCCGCGGCCGGCGCCGGCACCGACAGCCCGCTCACGTCGTTGCAGACGCGCGCCCGGGCTGTCGTCGCCACCGTCGGGGGCGACATCACCGTGTTCGGCGCCGGTCTCGTCTCCGCGGAGTTCTCCAACGTCGTCTTCGACTCGCTGATCCTCGTGTTGCCCGCCTCGATCGCCCTCATCTTCGTGTTCCTGGTGGTCGCGTACCGCGATCCGATCGACCTCGTGTTGGGGCTGGTCGCGCTGGCGGTCACGCTGGTGTGGACGTTCGGCTTCCTCGGGCTGGCCGGGATCGCGTTCTCCCAGTTGCTCATCGCGATCCCCCCGCTGTTGCTGGCGGTCGGGATCGACTTCGGCATCCACAGCATCAACCGCTACCGCGAGGAGCGCGTCGAGGGGCGCGACATCGAGGAGTCGATGGGGGTCGCGAGCCGACAGCTGCTCGTCGCCTTCTTCATCGTCACCGGCACGACGGCGCTGGGGTTCCTCGCGAACGCTACCAGCGACCTCGGGCCGATCCGGGAGTTCGGCGTCGTCGCCGCCGTCGGCATCGCGTTCACGTTCCTCATCTTCGGCGTGTTCCTCCCGGCGCTGAAGGTGCTCACCGACCGCGCCCGCGAGCGGCGGAACGTCCCCACGTTCGGGGACCGCCCCCTCGGGGCGGAAGGGTCGCTGCTTGGTCGCGTCTCCGCGGGGGGACTGGTCGCCGCCCGCCGGGCGCCGCGGGCGGTCGTCGTGGTCGCCCTCCTGCTGGCCGTCGGCTCGGGCTACTACGGGCTGGGGGTCGACACCTCGTTCTCGCAGGAGGACTTCCTCCCGCCCGAGGAGACGCCGGCGGTCCTCGAGGACCTCCCCGAGCCGTTCCGCCCGAGCGAGTACACCGTCACTGGCACGATCAACTTCCTCGAGGAGAACTTCGAGCAGTCGCAGGGCGACTCGGTCACGATATACATCGAAGGCAACCTCGAACAGGGGTACGCGCTGGCGTCGTTGGCCCGGGCGGCCGAGAACCCGCCCGAGGGGGTGGTCGCCGCGAACAGGACCGCCGAGACCCGGAGCGTCGTCGACGTGGTCGAGTCGCGGGCGGCCGCCTCGCCGTCGTTCCGCCGGCTCGTCGAGCGCAACGACGCGAACGACGACGGCGTTCCCGACGACAACCTCGACCGGATCTACGCGGCGCTGTTGGACTCGCCCGCTCGCGAGGAGACCCTCCGGTTCCTCACCGAGGACCGGCGCGCCACCCGGGTGGTCTACCGGCTCGAAGCCGATACCTCACAGGCGGCGGTGACCGACGCCGGCCGGACGTTGGCCGACCGGTACCGGTTCGACGCCACGGCGACGGGCGAGACCATCGTGTTCCAAGCGGTGTCGGACGTGATCCTCGCGTCGGCCGTCACCAGTCTCGCGGTCGCCCTCGGCGCGACCGCGGCGTTCCTCGTCGGCATCTACGCGTTCCTGGAGGGTCGCCCCTCGCTGGGCGTGGTCAACCTCGTCCCGATCGTCGTGGCGATCTGCCTGCTCGTCGGTTCGATGCGGGCGCTGGGCCTGCCGGTGAACGCGCTCACCGCGACGATCCTCTCGATCACGATCGGGCTCGGCACGGACTACTCGGCCCACCTCGTCCACCGGTTCGCCGACGAGTACGGTCCCGGCGACAGCGTCGACGGCGCGCTCGACGGCGCGGTCCGGGGGACCGGGAGCGCGCTCGCCGGGAGCATGCTCACCACGACGACCGGCATCGGCGTGCTCGTGTTCGCCATCACGCCCGTCCTCGGGCAGTTCGGCGTCCTCACCGCGTTGTCGATCTTCTACTCGTACCTCACCGCGGTGTTCCTCACCCCGTCGGTGCTGGTCCTGTGGGGCCGGCTCGTCGACGCGGATCCGGCCGACCTCGCCGGGGGTGAGGCCGACGGCGTTCTCCCCGGGCGGTAG
- a CDS encoding ABC transporter substrate-binding protein, whose protein sequence is MTAATGAAATAAATADPGSAGDGATAGDSGPDSIVFGQPGALTGAFDFLQPGVSQAADAAVSHINEAGGPLGAELEVIRRDTAVDPQEARSVTTQLVENDDADAIVGLFSSEINPLWNFLQDLQMPIVTPWPGSTFLDTRGGDKATPGDISDDEWVWRTVVGDTVHTGGSAVYALEQGFETLGIINGNTEGERSYVDGFLSVFEENGGSVAEQVEVELGGSSYQSALSRLFEADFDAFLVSMPQESAITALSDWSDGGYGRQPILSDTLAQQEVIDQVGSDLEGAWVAQPGRSGPSYDTFEGIYSEAGDAAINGWTPPSWDAVQVTALAIERAGDASPEAIQQNLGPVSRGDGTPVATFAEGKEALAAGEEITYQGAATPTTFTQHGNVFGTVSINTAQDGSFTETTQVSAEDVREYVAEGEY, encoded by the coding sequence GTGACGGCGGCGACGGGGGCGGCAGCGACGGCGGCAGCGACGGCGGATCCGGGGTCGGCCGGCGACGGCGCGACGGCCGGCGACAGCGGGCCGGACTCGATCGTGTTCGGACAGCCCGGCGCGCTGACCGGCGCGTTCGACTTCCTCCAGCCCGGCGTCTCGCAGGCCGCCGACGCCGCGGTCAGCCACATCAACGAGGCGGGCGGCCCGCTGGGGGCGGAGCTGGAAGTGATCCGCCGTGACACCGCCGTTGACCCGCAGGAGGCGCGCAGCGTCACGACGCAGCTCGTCGAGAACGACGACGCAGACGCGATCGTCGGGCTGTTCTCCAGCGAGATCAACCCGCTGTGGAACTTCCTGCAGGACCTCCAGATGCCGATCGTGACGCCGTGGCCGGGGTCGACGTTCCTCGACACCCGCGGCGGGGACAAGGCCACGCCCGGCGACATCAGCGACGACGAGTGGGTGTGGCGGACGGTCGTCGGCGACACCGTCCACACCGGCGGTAGCGCCGTGTACGCGCTCGAACAGGGGTTCGAGACGCTCGGCATCATCAACGGGAACACCGAGGGCGAGCGCAGCTACGTCGACGGCTTCCTCTCCGTCTTCGAGGAGAACGGCGGCAGCGTCGCCGAACAGGTCGAAGTCGAACTCGGCGGGTCGAGCTACCAGTCGGCGCTGAGCCGCCTGTTCGAGGCCGACTTCGACGCGTTCCTCGTGAGCATGCCCCAGGAGTCGGCGATCACGGCGCTGAGCGACTGGTCCGACGGCGGCTACGGCCGCCAGCCGATCCTCTCGGACACCCTCGCACAGCAGGAAGTGATCGACCAGGTCGGCAGCGACCTCGAGGGCGCGTGGGTGGCACAACCCGGGCGCTCGGGCCCGAGCTACGACACCTTCGAAGGCATCTACAGCGAGGCGGGCGACGCGGCGATCAACGGCTGGACGCCGCCGTCGTGGGACGCCGTGCAGGTGACCGCGCTGGCCATCGAGCGCGCGGGCGACGCCAGCCCCGAGGCGATCCAGCAGAACCTCGGGCCGGTCAGTCGCGGCGACGGGACGCCCGTCGCCACGTTCGCGGAGGGGAAGGAGGCCCTCGCCGCGGGCGAGGAGATCACCTACCAGGGCGCGGCGACGCCCACCACGTTCACCCAACACGGCAACGTGTTCGGGACGGTGTCGATCAACACCGCACAGGACGGCTCCTTCACCGAGACGACGCAGGTCTCGGCGGAGGACGTCCGTGAGTACGTCGCGGAAGGTGAATACTGA
- a CDS encoding COG1361 S-layer family protein, whose protein sequence is MSSETRRFELTSVDARLQATDDGPLVLAIVNRGDETLTDATVSLASRSSALLVGDGLNDTRFVGRWPPGESRVVEYRVRAGNGTGDQTYAFETTVAFEDEEGQQRRSDGLAFGATPLAEQTFAARTVESTLRVGEEGRVRVALTNTGPTAVSDVGVTLVTEAPTVAPVETEAAVGALAPAETVEFALPIEITEDAAPGTRQLSYRVAYTDDDGDRRRTEPLTTDVDIAPERDTFVVDDLDATVAAGDSDVVELTLTNNRGVTVTDVQAKAFADDPLSVADDQVFVSSLAPGESVTVQFTVSAAGSAAEKLYRLSVDFLYTTPDGDTELTDPVNVGVNVVQPAPRQLPDWLVPLLVGFVILLVAALLLRRRFGGGTSTTPDREAPVTARGDPTGSGDPGPGVAAEDGGIDEGEDDHGGIGGHDGEPRTGGSVAAEVDAPTEPDWFVDEADGSDEVAAPKEPDWFVGGDGDASAGDAE, encoded by the coding sequence GTGTCCAGCGAGACGCGACGGTTCGAACTCACGTCTGTCGACGCGCGCCTGCAGGCGACGGACGACGGCCCGCTCGTGCTCGCGATCGTCAACCGCGGCGACGAGACGCTGACGGACGCGACCGTCTCGCTCGCCTCGCGGAGTTCGGCGCTGCTGGTCGGCGACGGGCTGAACGACACGCGGTTCGTCGGACGGTGGCCGCCGGGCGAGTCGCGCGTCGTCGAGTACCGCGTCCGCGCCGGCAACGGCACCGGCGACCAGACGTACGCGTTCGAGACCACCGTCGCGTTCGAGGACGAGGAAGGCCAGCAGCGGCGTTCGGACGGGCTAGCGTTCGGCGCGACGCCCCTCGCCGAGCAGACGTTCGCCGCCCGCACCGTCGAGAGCACGCTCCGGGTCGGCGAGGAGGGTCGCGTCCGCGTGGCGCTCACGAACACCGGGCCGACCGCGGTGAGCGACGTCGGCGTCACTCTCGTCACCGAGGCTCCGACCGTCGCGCCGGTGGAGACCGAGGCGGCCGTCGGCGCTCTCGCGCCGGCCGAGACGGTCGAGTTCGCCCTCCCGATCGAGATCACCGAGGACGCCGCCCCCGGCACCCGCCAGCTCTCCTACCGCGTCGCGTACACCGACGACGACGGCGACCGGCGACGGACGGAGCCGCTGACGACGGACGTCGACATCGCGCCCGAGCGCGACACGTTCGTCGTCGACGACCTCGACGCGACCGTCGCCGCGGGCGACAGCGACGTCGTCGAACTCACGCTGACGAACAACCGCGGCGTCACGGTGACCGACGTCCAGGCGAAGGCGTTCGCGGACGACCCGCTGTCGGTGGCCGACGACCAGGTGTTCGTCTCCTCGCTCGCGCCGGGCGAGTCCGTCACCGTCCAGTTCACCGTGTCCGCGGCGGGGAGCGCCGCCGAGAAGCTGTACCGGCTGTCGGTCGACTTCCTCTACACGACGCCCGACGGCGACACCGAACTCACCGACCCCGTGAACGTCGGCGTGAACGTCGTGCAACCGGCGCCCCGACAGTTGCCCGACTGGCTCGTCCCCCTGCTCGTCGGGTTCGTTATCCTCCTCGTCGCGGCGTTGCTCCTCCGGCGGCGGTTCGGGGGCGGCACTTCGACCACGCCGGATCGGGAGGCTCCCGTCACCGCGCGCGGCGACCCCACCGGCTCCGGCGACCCCGGTCCGGGTGTGGCCGCCGAGGACGGCGGGATCGACGAGGGGGAGGACGACCACGGTGGGATCGGCGGCCACGACGGCGAGCCCCGGACGGGCGGGAGCGTCGCCGCCGAAGTAGACGCGCCGACGGAACCGGACTGGTTCGTCGACGAGGCAGACGGATCCGACGAAGTGGCGGCACCGAAGGAGCCCGACTGGTTCGTCGGCGGCGACGGCGACGCGTCCGCCGGTGACGCCGAATGA
- a CDS encoding branched-chain amino acid ABC transporter permease, which translates to MGLSQNVVFGLVTGSYIAIAAIGFTLIYGIVNMINFAYGEYLTMGAFIGLLAVTMLPVPLPVAVLLAMAGGGVVSLVLARGFFTPINQTGPVPLLLTSIGLGIALRSAIRLVAGRSARYYDTDTVTYRFDSLPDLTVGSVDLLGGFFVTSEHLIVIGAAVVVFAVLHALLTRTDVGIAMRAMGDDESLARVRGIDTQRIRDSVWVLAGVLAGLAGVLIAIQTNVSSDTGFSHILQILSAAILGGAGSPYGAILGAYVIGLVLALSTAFLPSGLTGLSSAVAFVILVVVLLVKPSGIAGKEVREA; encoded by the coding sequence ATGGGACTCTCCCAGAACGTCGTCTTCGGACTGGTCACGGGGTCATACATCGCGATCGCCGCTATCGGGTTCACCCTGATATACGGCATCGTGAACATGATCAACTTCGCCTACGGCGAGTACCTCACGATGGGGGCGTTCATCGGTCTCCTCGCCGTCACCATGCTCCCGGTGCCGCTTCCGGTCGCCGTCCTGTTGGCGATGGCCGGCGGCGGGGTCGTCAGCCTCGTGCTCGCACGCGGCTTCTTCACGCCGATCAATCAGACCGGCCCGGTGCCGTTGCTGCTGACGTCGATCGGGCTGGGGATCGCGCTCCGGAGCGCGATCCGGCTCGTCGCCGGACGGAGCGCCAGATACTACGACACCGACACCGTGACGTATCGCTTCGACTCGCTGCCCGATCTGACGGTCGGGTCGGTCGACCTGCTCGGCGGGTTCTTCGTCACGTCCGAGCACCTGATCGTGATCGGCGCCGCCGTCGTCGTGTTCGCCGTCCTCCACGCGCTGTTGACGCGGACGGACGTCGGGATCGCGATGCGCGCGATGGGCGACGACGAGAGCTTGGCGCGCGTTCGCGGCATCGACACCCAGCGGATCCGCGACAGCGTCTGGGTGCTCGCCGGCGTCCTCGCCGGGCTGGCGGGCGTGCTCATCGCCATCCAGACCAACGTCAGTTCCGACACCGGGTTCAGCCACATCCTGCAGATCCTGTCGGCCGCCATCCTCGGCGGCGCCGGTAGCCCCTACGGGGCGATCCTCGGGGCCTACGTGATCGGACTCGTGTTGGCGCTGTCGACGGCGTTCCTCCCGTCGGGACTGACGGGGCTGTCCTCGGCGGTCGCGTTCGTGATCCTCGTGGTCGTCCTGCTGGTCAAGCCCAGCGGCATCGCCGGCAAGGAGGTGCGCGAGGCGTGA
- a CDS encoding tryptophan--tRNA ligase — translation MTDDDFTVTPYAVQGDVDYERVLDQFGADELTEAERERFPEPLHPLIKRGIFYGGRDVEAYLDAIDEDEQVSIVTGRGPSGPMHIGHVFPLYLAKYLQDRTGAHVYIPISDDEKYFAKDQDFDDIQGWAKDNITEIMAVGFDPEKTRIVVDSADADVIYPWAAKFAKRYTQSTVNATYGDPDNVGLSFYPAVQATHLLLPQLVHGRHRTIVPIAVDQDPHIRLCRDVAAKEDYDVHKPSALLSRFFPQLKGDGGKMSSSDQNPTIYLSDDRETVREKIQTYAFSGGQTSLEEHREKGGDPDVDVAYQLLYYFFEEDDAKVEELAAEYRSGELLTGELKNYAADKVSDFLEQHQERKAALGDFHEEISEYTLTDEERATLTEDLLY, via the coding sequence ATGACCGACGACGATTTCACCGTGACGCCGTACGCCGTTCAGGGTGACGTCGACTACGAGCGCGTGTTGGATCAGTTCGGGGCGGACGAACTGACGGAGGCCGAGCGCGAGCGCTTCCCGGAGCCGCTCCACCCCCTGATCAAGCGCGGCATCTTCTACGGCGGCCGCGACGTCGAGGCGTACCTCGACGCCATCGACGAGGACGAACAGGTGTCGATCGTCACCGGCCGCGGTCCCTCCGGCCCGATGCACATCGGCCACGTGTTCCCGCTCTACCTCGCGAAGTACCTGCAGGACCGGACGGGCGCCCACGTCTACATCCCCATCTCCGACGACGAGAAGTACTTCGCGAAGGACCAGGACTTCGACGACATCCAGGGGTGGGCGAAGGACAACATCACCGAGATCATGGCCGTCGGCTTCGACCCGGAGAAGACCCGGATCGTCGTCGACAGCGCCGACGCGGACGTGATCTACCCGTGGGCCGCGAAGTTCGCCAAGCGCTACACGCAGTCGACGGTGAACGCGACGTACGGCGACCCGGACAACGTCGGCCTGTCGTTCTACCCGGCGGTGCAGGCGACGCACCTCCTGCTCCCGCAGCTGGTCCACGGCCGTCACCGCACCATCGTCCCCATCGCGGTCGACCAGGACCCCCACATCCGCCTGTGCCGCGACGTCGCCGCCAAGGAGGACTACGACGTGCACAAACCCTCCGCGCTGCTCAGCCGGTTCTTCCCGCAGCTCAAGGGCGACGGCGGCAAGATGAGCAGTTCCGACCAGAACCCCACCATCTACCTCTCGGACGACCGCGAAACCGTCCGCGAGAAGATCCAGACGTACGCCTTCTCCGGCGGCCAGACCTCGCTGGAGGAGCACCGCGAGAAGGGCGGCGACCCCGACGTGGACGTCGCCTACCAGCTCCTGTACTACTTCTTCGAGGAGGACGACGCGAAAGTCGAGGAGCTGGCGGCGGAGTACCGCAGCGGCGAGCTGTTGACGGGCGAGTTGAAGAACTACGCCGCGGACAAGGTCTCGGACTTCCTCGAACAGCACCAGGAGCGGAAGGCCGCCCTCGGCGACTTCCACGAGGAGATCAGCGAGTACACCCTCACCGACGAGGAGCGCGCGACGCTCACCGAGGACCTGCTGTACTGA
- a CDS encoding VOC family protein, with protein sequence MDLQVDHVTVAGRSLDRLVDAFEAAGFPVEYGGTHSNGVTHMAIVGFRDGSYVELISTMESGAASPWWDDAIRGDGGPCAWAVGVDDISATTAALADRGVRVDGPAAYERTREDGTLVEWDLTYLGDGDPGSSLPFLIEDRTPRERRVRPTGDMASSPIHGVDTVVVGVPDLDAAVRRFTDAFDLAAPERTAFATFDADGAVFPDQPVALAAPTGDGWFAERVDEFGPSPVAYLLGCDSEEETRFDDCTEGSLGDRRVDWLPVTDPIGRPYVGIAEATD encoded by the coding sequence ATGGATCTACAGGTGGACCACGTGACCGTCGCGGGGCGGAGCCTCGACCGACTCGTCGACGCGTTCGAGGCGGCGGGCTTCCCGGTCGAGTACGGCGGTACTCACTCCAACGGCGTCACGCACATGGCGATCGTTGGCTTTCGGGACGGGAGCTACGTGGAACTCATCTCCACGATGGAGTCGGGGGCGGCGTCCCCGTGGTGGGACGACGCGATCCGCGGGGACGGCGGCCCGTGTGCGTGGGCGGTCGGCGTCGACGACATTTCGGCGACGACGGCGGCGCTGGCCGACCGCGGCGTTCGCGTCGACGGGCCCGCCGCCTACGAGCGGACGCGGGAGGACGGCACGCTCGTCGAGTGGGACCTCACGTACCTCGGCGACGGCGATCCGGGGTCGTCGCTGCCGTTTCTCATCGAGGACCGGACGCCGCGGGAGCGCCGCGTCCGGCCCACCGGCGACATGGCGTCGTCGCCGATCCACGGGGTCGACACCGTGGTCGTCGGCGTCCCGGATCTCGACGCCGCGGTCCGACGGTTCACGGACGCCTTCGATCTGGCCGCGCCCGAGCGGACCGCGTTCGCGACGTTCGACGCCGACGGGGCGGTGTTCCCGGACCAGCCCGTCGCGCTGGCGGCGCCGACCGGGGACGGCTGGTTCGCCGAGCGTGTCGACGAGTTCGGTCCGTCCCCGGTGGCGTACCTGCTCGGGTGCGACTCGGAGGAGGAGACACGATTCGACGACTGCACCGAGGGATCCCTCGGCGACCGTCGGGTCGACTGGCTCCCCGTGACGGACCCGATCGGGCGTCCGTACGTCGGGATCGCCGAGGCGACCGACTGA
- a CDS encoding branched-chain amino acid ABC transporter permease has product MSVLDRLPSDHAQQAFLAGAVCLVLGALFALTPLRAQLPSALYVFIEVGILFVVYGLLVLGLDLQYGHTGLVNFGHVVFFAVGAYTTAMLSAQDTFAGIGLGYPWPLALAAGVVVTAVVGAGVGVTSIRLRGDFLAIVTLATAEIFHSVFVNFEDVFGGNVGILGVPQPIAAVAADGDTRMMATLLVLGGVTLVTLAGVTRLTEAPYGRVLRAIRADELVTRSVGKSTLTYKMQSFVYGAALAGLAGGLFALYNGAVAPGFFTIQVTVTIWIGMLLGGAANHRAVLAGLAIIMGLRLLSRFALDVTPVGADVFASLRLIVVGLILVAVIRYRPAGIWGNEQELGVDS; this is encoded by the coding sequence GTGAGCGTGCTCGATCGGCTGCCGTCGGACCACGCGCAACAGGCGTTCCTCGCGGGCGCCGTCTGTCTGGTCCTCGGCGCCCTGTTCGCGCTCACGCCGCTGCGGGCACAGCTCCCGAGCGCGCTGTACGTGTTCATCGAGGTCGGCATCCTGTTCGTCGTCTACGGACTGCTGGTGCTCGGGCTGGACCTCCAGTACGGCCACACCGGCCTCGTCAACTTCGGCCACGTCGTCTTCTTCGCGGTCGGCGCGTACACGACGGCGATGCTGTCGGCTCAGGACACGTTCGCGGGCATCGGCTTGGGCTACCCGTGGCCGCTCGCGCTGGCGGCCGGCGTGGTCGTCACCGCGGTCGTCGGCGCCGGGGTGGGCGTCACCTCGATCCGGCTCCGCGGCGACTTCCTCGCCATCGTCACGCTGGCGACCGCCGAGATCTTCCACTCGGTGTTCGTCAACTTCGAGGACGTCTTCGGCGGGAACGTCGGCATCCTCGGCGTTCCCCAGCCGATCGCCGCGGTCGCCGCCGACGGCGACACCCGGATGATGGCGACGCTGTTGGTGCTCGGCGGGGTCACCCTCGTGACGCTCGCGGGCGTCACCCGTCTCACCGAGGCGCCGTACGGCCGGGTCCTCCGTGCGATCCGTGCCGACGAACTGGTGACGAGATCGGTCGGCAAGTCCACGCTGACCTACAAGATGCAGTCGTTCGTCTACGGCGCCGCGCTCGCCGGGCTGGCCGGCGGGCTGTTCGCGCTGTACAACGGCGCGGTCGCGCCCGGCTTCTTCACCATCCAGGTGACGGTGACGATCTGGATCGGCATGCTGCTGGGCGGCGCGGCGAACCACCGCGCGGTGCTGGCCGGGTTGGCCATCATCATGGGCCTGCGGCTCCTCTCCCGGTTCGCGCTCGACGTGACGCCGGTGGGCGCCGACGTGTTCGCGTCGCTCCGGCTCATCGTCGTCGGGCTGATCCTCGTCGCGGTGATCCGCTACCGCCCCGCCGGGATCTGGGGCAACGAGCAGGAACTGGGGGTGGACTCGTGA